Proteins from one Pseudomonas grandcourensis genomic window:
- a CDS encoding aldehyde dehydrogenase family protein, with amino-acid sequence MRYAHPGTEGAIVSFKAKYGNYIGGEFVAPVKGQYFTNTSPVNGQPIAEFPRSTAEDIDKALDAAHAAADAWGATSAQARSLVLLKIADRIEQNLELLAITESWDNGKAVRETLNADIPLAADHFRYFAGCIRAQEGSAAEIDGNTVAYHIHEPLGVVGQIIPWNFPILMAAWKLAPALAAGNCVVLKPAEQTPLGITVLVELIGDLLPPGVLNIVQGFGREAGEALATSKRIAKIAFTGSTPVGSHIMKCAAENIIPSTVELGGKSPNIFFEDIMKAEPSFIEKAAEGLVLAFFNQGEVCTCPSRALVQESIYDEFMAVVMKKVLQIKRGDPLDTDTMVGAQASEQQFDKILSYLEIAKGEGAELLTGGKVEKLEGSLASGYYIQPTLLKGTNKMRVFQEEIFGPVVSITTFKDEAEALAIANDTEFGLGAGLWTRDINRAYRMGRAIKAGRVWTNCYHLYPAHAAFGGYKKSGVGRETHKMMLDHYQQTKNLLVSYDINPLGFF; translated from the coding sequence ATGCGTTACGCTCACCCCGGTACTGAAGGCGCTATCGTTTCGTTCAAAGCCAAATACGGTAACTACATCGGCGGCGAGTTCGTCGCGCCTGTCAAAGGTCAGTACTTCACCAATACCTCGCCAGTGAATGGCCAACCGATTGCCGAATTCCCCCGTTCCACGGCCGAAGACATCGACAAGGCCCTGGACGCTGCCCACGCCGCTGCCGACGCGTGGGGTGCCACCTCCGCCCAGGCGCGTTCGCTGGTGCTGCTGAAAATCGCCGACCGCATCGAACAGAATCTGGAACTGCTGGCGATCACCGAGTCCTGGGACAACGGCAAGGCCGTGCGTGAAACCCTCAACGCCGACATCCCGCTGGCCGCCGACCACTTCCGCTACTTCGCCGGTTGCATTCGCGCTCAGGAAGGCAGCGCTGCCGAAATCGACGGCAACACCGTGGCCTATCACATCCATGAACCGCTGGGCGTGGTCGGGCAGATCATTCCGTGGAACTTCCCGATCCTGATGGCCGCCTGGAAACTCGCCCCGGCGCTGGCTGCCGGCAACTGCGTGGTACTCAAACCCGCCGAGCAAACCCCGCTGGGCATCACCGTGCTGGTCGAACTGATCGGCGACCTGCTGCCACCGGGTGTGCTGAACATCGTCCAGGGTTTCGGTCGCGAAGCCGGCGAAGCGCTGGCTACCAGCAAGCGCATCGCCAAGATTGCCTTCACCGGCTCGACCCCGGTCGGCTCGCACATCATGAAATGCGCGGCGGAAAACATCATTCCGTCCACCGTGGAGCTGGGGGGCAAGTCGCCAAACATCTTCTTCGAAGACATCATGAAAGCCGAACCGAGCTTCATCGAGAAAGCTGCCGAAGGCCTGGTGCTGGCGTTCTTCAACCAGGGCGAAGTCTGCACCTGCCCATCCCGCGCTCTGGTGCAAGAATCGATCTACGACGAGTTCATGGCCGTCGTGATGAAGAAAGTCCTGCAAATCAAACGTGGCGACCCGCTGGACACCGATACCATGGTCGGCGCCCAGGCGTCCGAGCAGCAATTCGACAAAATCCTTTCGTACCTGGAAATCGCCAAGGGCGAAGGCGCCGAGTTGCTGACCGGCGGCAAGGTGGAAAAACTCGAGGGCAGCCTGGCAAGCGGGTATTACATCCAGCCGACCCTGCTCAAGGGCACCAACAAAATGCGCGTGTTCCAGGAAGAAATCTTCGGCCCGGTGGTGAGCATCACCACCTTCAAGGACGAAGCCGAAGCCCTGGCCATCGCCAACGACACCGAGTTCGGCCTGGGCGCCGGCCTCTGGACCCGCGACATCAACCGCGCCTACCGCATGGGCCGCGCCATCAAGGCCGGTCGTGTGTGGACCAACTGCTACCACCTGTACCCGGCGCACGCCGCGTTCGGTGGCTACAAGAAGTCCGGCGTCGGCCGTGAAACCCACAAAATGATGCTCGACCACTATCAGCAGACCAAAAACCTGCTGGTGAGCTACGACATCAATCCGCTGGGCTTCTTCTAA
- a CDS encoding ethanolamine ammonia-lyase subunit EutB, with translation MAVYAHSVGAQTYRFDSLKDVMAKASPARSGDFLAGVAALNDGERVAAQMTLADIPLSHFLQEVLIPYESDEVTRLIIDTHDKQAFAVVSHLTVGGFRDWLLSDAADEQVLRALVPGLTPEMAAAVSKIMRVQDLVLVAQKIRVVTQFRGTLGLRGRLSTRLQPNHPTDEPAGIAASILDGLLHGNGDAMIGINPATDSIASICTMLEMLDAIIQRYEIPTQACVLTHVTTSIEAINRGVPLDLVFQSIAGTEAANASFGINLNILQEGYDAGLSLNRGTLGRNLMYFETGQGSALSANAHHGVDQQTCETRAYAVARHFKPFLVNTVVGFIGPEYLYNGKQIIRAGLEDHFCGKLLGVPMGCDICYTNHAEADQDDMDTLLTLLGVAGINFIMGIPGSDDIMLNYQTTSFHDALYARQTLGLKPAPEFEQWLAKMGIFTQADGRVLFGDSLPPAFRQALAQLG, from the coding sequence ATGGCCGTATATGCCCATTCCGTCGGCGCCCAGACCTATCGCTTCGACAGCCTCAAGGATGTGATGGCCAAGGCCAGCCCGGCGCGCTCCGGGGATTTTCTAGCCGGCGTCGCGGCCCTCAATGACGGCGAGCGCGTCGCAGCCCAGATGACTTTGGCCGACATCCCGCTATCCCACTTCCTGCAAGAAGTGTTGATTCCCTATGAATCCGATGAAGTCACCCGACTGATCATCGACACCCACGACAAACAAGCTTTCGCAGTCGTCAGCCACCTCACCGTCGGCGGCTTTCGCGACTGGCTGCTCAGCGATGCCGCCGACGAGCAGGTCCTGCGCGCCCTCGTCCCCGGCCTGACTCCGGAAATGGCCGCCGCCGTGTCGAAGATCATGCGCGTACAGGATCTGGTGCTGGTGGCGCAAAAAATCCGCGTGGTCACGCAGTTTCGCGGCACCCTGGGCCTGCGCGGTCGACTGTCCACGCGCCTGCAACCGAATCACCCCACCGACGAACCGGCCGGCATCGCCGCGAGCATTCTCGACGGCCTGCTGCACGGCAATGGCGATGCCATGATCGGCATCAACCCGGCCACCGACAGCATCGCCTCGATCTGCACGATGCTGGAGATGCTCGACGCGATCATCCAGCGCTACGAAATCCCGACCCAGGCGTGCGTGCTGACCCATGTCACCACGTCGATCGAAGCGATCAATCGCGGCGTCCCGTTGGACCTGGTGTTCCAGTCGATCGCCGGCACCGAGGCGGCCAACGCCAGTTTCGGCATCAACCTCAATATATTGCAGGAAGGTTACGACGCAGGATTGAGCCTCAATCGCGGCACGCTGGGCCGGAACCTGATGTACTTCGAAACCGGCCAGGGCAGCGCCCTGTCGGCCAACGCCCATCACGGCGTCGATCAACAAACCTGCGAAACCCGGGCCTACGCCGTGGCGCGGCATTTCAAACCGTTCCTGGTCAACACCGTCGTCGGCTTTATTGGCCCGGAATACCTGTACAACGGCAAACAGATCATCCGCGCCGGCCTCGAAGACCACTTCTGCGGCAAGCTTTTGGGCGTGCCCATGGGCTGCGACATCTGCTACACCAACCACGCCGAAGCCGACCAGGATGACATGGACACCTTGCTGACCCTGCTGGGTGTCGCCGGGATCAACTTCATCATGGGCATCCCCGGCTCCGACGACATCATGCTCAACTACCAGACCACCTCGTTCCACGATGCGCTTTACGCCCGACAGACCCTGGGGTTGAAGCCCGCACCGGAATTCGAACAGTGGCTGGCGAAAATGGGCATCTTCACTCAAGCCGATGGCAGGGTTCTCTTCGGCGACAGCCTGCCGCCAGCCTTCCGGCAGGCCTTGGCGCAACTGGGATGA
- the eat gene encoding ethanolamine permease, producing MTTSSTQLKPTLGTLHLWGIAVGLVISGEYFGWSYGWGTAGTLGFLVTALMVATMYTCFIFSFTELTTAIPHAGGPFAYSRRAFGEKGGLIAGIATLIEFVFAPPAIAMAIGAYLNVQYPELDPKIAAVGAYFVFMGLNILGVSIAATFELVVTVLAVAELLVFMGVVAPGFSFSNFVLNGWSGSNEFTMGSIPGIFAAIPFAIWFFLAIEGAAMAAEEAKDPKRTIPKAYVSGILTLVFLAIGVMVMAGGVGDWRQLSNINDPLPQAMKAVVGNNSSWMHMLVWIGLFGLVASFHGIILGYSRQFFALARAGYLPKGLAKLSRFQTPHRAILAGGVIGIAAIYSDGLVNLQGMTLTAAMITMSVFGAIVMYIISMLSLFKLRKTEPNLERTFRAPGYPIVPGIALFLAVVCLVAMAWFNTVIGLVFLGFMVAGYLYFQLTAKQRSEAPADAMLEGI from the coding sequence ATGACTACTTCTTCCACACAGCTCAAACCCACACTCGGCACCCTGCATTTATGGGGCATTGCCGTCGGCCTGGTGATTTCCGGCGAGTACTTTGGCTGGAGTTACGGCTGGGGCACCGCAGGCACACTGGGGTTTCTCGTCACTGCGTTGATGGTGGCGACGATGTACACCTGCTTCATCTTCAGTTTCACCGAATTGACGACGGCGATTCCCCACGCTGGCGGGCCGTTTGCCTACAGCCGCCGGGCCTTTGGTGAAAAAGGCGGGTTGATCGCCGGCATCGCCACCCTGATCGAATTCGTCTTTGCACCACCGGCCATCGCCATGGCCATTGGCGCCTACCTCAACGTGCAATACCCGGAACTTGACCCGAAAATCGCCGCCGTTGGCGCCTATTTCGTGTTCATGGGCCTGAACATCCTCGGCGTCAGCATCGCGGCCACCTTCGAGTTGGTGGTCACCGTGCTGGCAGTCGCCGAATTGCTGGTGTTCATGGGCGTGGTCGCCCCGGGCTTCAGCTTCAGTAACTTCGTACTCAATGGCTGGTCGGGTTCGAACGAGTTCACGATGGGCTCGATTCCCGGTATTTTCGCCGCCATTCCCTTCGCGATCTGGTTCTTTCTTGCCATCGAAGGCGCGGCCATGGCTGCCGAAGAAGCCAAGGACCCGAAACGCACCATCCCCAAGGCCTACGTCAGTGGCATTCTGACCCTGGTGTTCCTGGCCATCGGCGTGATGGTGATGGCCGGCGGCGTCGGCGACTGGCGTCAACTGTCGAACATCAACGATCCACTGCCCCAGGCGATGAAAGCCGTGGTCGGCAATAATTCGAGCTGGATGCACATGCTGGTATGGATCGGTCTGTTCGGTCTGGTGGCAAGTTTCCACGGGATCATTCTTGGCTATTCACGGCAGTTCTTTGCACTGGCTCGCGCCGGTTACCTGCCCAAAGGGCTGGCCAAACTCTCGCGCTTCCAGACCCCACATCGGGCGATTCTGGCCGGTGGCGTGATCGGCATCGCCGCGATCTACAGCGACGGTCTGGTCAACCTGCAAGGCATGACCCTGACGGCGGCGATGATCACCATGTCGGTATTCGGTGCCATCGTGATGTACATCATCAGTATGCTGAGCCTGTTCAAGCTGCGTAAAACCGAACCGAACCTGGAGCGCACCTTCCGCGCGCCGGGGTATCCGATCGTGCCGGGGATCGCGCTGTTCCTGGCGGTGGTGTGCCTGGTGGCGATGGCCTGGTTCAACACCGTGATCGGCCTGGTTTTCCTCGGCTTCATGGTTGCCGGTTACCTGTACTTCCAGCTAACCGCCAAGCAACGTTCCGAGGCACCGGCAGACGCTATGCTCGAAGGTATATGA